One genomic window of Aquipuribacter hungaricus includes the following:
- a CDS encoding GDP-mannose 4,6-dehydratase, producing MPEGRRALVTGVTGQDGGYLAEQLLGEGWQVTGLVRDADEVVTAGVDVEVGDLSDPDLFPALLGRARPDVVFHLAGLSSVARSWDEPALAADVTGAAVARLLGAVAAQETPPRVVVASSAEVFGGGDVSPQDEATPVRPGSPYGAAKAYAWHLARVYRATGLFVSVALLYNHESPRRPDAFVTRKITRGAVDVARGAQQELRLGNLDAVRDWGWAPDYVRALRLMAQADAPDDFVVATGQGRTVRELVATAFAAAGVPAWEDHVVVDPRFYRPVDSVALVGDASHARRVLGWEPSVTFEEIVGEMVEADRAAAAVTGTS from the coding sequence GTGCCAGAGGGACGGCGCGCGCTCGTCACCGGCGTCACGGGCCAGGACGGCGGCTACCTCGCCGAGCAGCTGCTCGGCGAGGGGTGGCAGGTGACCGGCCTGGTGCGCGACGCCGACGAGGTCGTCACGGCCGGGGTCGACGTCGAGGTCGGGGACCTGTCCGACCCGGACCTGTTCCCGGCCCTGCTCGGGCGCGCGCGCCCCGACGTCGTCTTCCACCTCGCCGGGCTGTCCTCGGTCGCCCGCTCGTGGGACGAGCCGGCGCTGGCCGCCGACGTCACCGGGGCGGCGGTGGCCCGCCTGCTCGGCGCCGTCGCCGCCCAGGAGACCCCGCCCCGGGTGGTCGTCGCCTCCAGCGCCGAGGTGTTCGGCGGCGGGGACGTGAGCCCGCAGGACGAGGCCACGCCGGTGCGGCCGGGCTCGCCCTACGGCGCCGCGAAGGCCTACGCCTGGCACCTGGCGCGGGTCTACCGCGCCACGGGGCTCTTCGTGTCGGTGGCGCTGCTCTACAACCACGAGTCGCCCCGGCGGCCGGACGCCTTCGTCACCCGCAAGATCACGCGCGGCGCGGTGGACGTGGCCCGCGGCGCCCAGCAGGAGCTCCGGCTCGGCAACCTCGACGCGGTCCGGGACTGGGGCTGGGCCCCGGACTACGTGCGCGCGCTCCGGCTCATGGCGCAGGCCGACGCCCCCGACGACTTCGTCGTGGCCACCGGCCAGGGGCGCACCGTCCGCGAGCTCGTCGCGACGGCCTTCGCCGCCGCGGGCGTGCCCGCCTGGGAGGACCACGTCGTCGTCGACCCGCGGTTCTACCGCCCGGTCGACAGCGTCGCGCTCGTGGGGGACGCCTCGCATGCCCGCCGGGTGCTGGGCTGGGAGCCGTCGGTGACGTTCGAGGAGATCGTGGGGGAGATGGTCGAGGCCGACCGGGCCGCGGCCGCCGTGACAGGCACGTCGTGA